The following proteins are co-located in the Hydrogenobacter hydrogenophilus genome:
- the hisG gene encoding ATP phosphoribosyltransferase produces the protein MSLTIALPKGRLFEESVELLLKRGIISKPIKEGRKLLIECHPFKFLLVKPADVPVYVENGVADLGIAGYDVLLEREPNLYTLLDLGIGFCRIVVAGREESKERYFKETYIKVATKYPRIAQSFFSKMGIKSKILYLSGSVELAPTIGLADYILDIVQTGRTLKENNLVIIEEVAQSTARLVCNKASYRNKHKQVLEFFNKLK, from the coding sequence TTGAGTCTTACTATAGCTCTTCCAAAAGGTAGACTTTTTGAGGAAAGCGTGGAACTCTTACTAAAAAGGGGAATCATCTCAAAACCCATTAAAGAGGGGAGAAAGCTTCTCATAGAGTGCCATCCTTTTAAATTTCTTTTGGTAAAGCCTGCGGATGTGCCCGTTTATGTGGAAAACGGTGTGGCAGACCTTGGTATAGCAGGCTACGATGTGCTTCTAGAGAGAGAGCCCAATCTTTACACTCTTCTTGATCTGGGTATAGGCTTTTGTAGAATAGTTGTGGCTGGCAGAGAAGAAAGTAAGGAAAGGTATTTCAAAGAAACCTACATAAAAGTTGCTACCAAGTATCCCAGAATTGCCCAGAGTTTTTTTTCTAAAATGGGTATAAAGAGTAAGATTTTGTACCTCAGTGGGTCCGTAGAACTCGCCCCTACTATAGGACTTGCAGACTACATTCTTGATATTGTTCAAACGGGTAGAACCCTCAAAGAGAATAACTTGGTGATTATAGAAGAGGTGGCTCAATCTACCGCAAGGCTTGTGTGCAACAAAGCCAGCTACAGAAACAAACACAAGCAAGTTCTGGAGTTTTTCAACAAATTAAAGTAA
- a CDS encoding cellulose biosynthesis cyclic di-GMP-binding regulatory protein BcsB → MLRTWLLVLLFLSLAFSKERMSVFTFEQMNLLSEDLVIKGVNPKYDFYIPTLPQLIEGRVHLRLSLPEYLRKDSSVMILVDDVPYVSYSLMSVPADVVIPVRRNKNRDFVKISIIGNLRISNNICEDVFSDRIYMVVRKDSYVSFYYQNYRNIREFLRDYDNNYCIDSHYLLPFIYQMCKQNPIPCNVKYTAGQTPSDCKLIKLSTDEKISLKPDGLYVPKETYLVFEEDIFYPLLFSRDQALTGVDREAKIQRNEISLRELGIRTATVEGSGNISYTIPLDLSRIGGIPDRLYLKLDIANSPPHQKDKMELRVYVNGFVLNVYKLEDGGRHSFNIEIPTDQLHYGMNYISINLVNFTSSDNCFGAITHTVLTVFDTSYLYWNSLEKDPKSISEFFNALSGYVALVVEDPAFYRVATKLITDLATYNKNIKVLDINPKDLSMYDFLILFKKPQDTKGMPIDLSKGEFQIINPLTNKVLFASMPTESFGVLMLSSVDKRPALVFSYFLSPEGIENVLNYSYTDMLGLAGNVAVATETFLGSYQVGEKMRVRYPQEKDISYYWNKYKIWIMLLLAVPIALFLSYTYRKLTRRQIT, encoded by the coding sequence ATGCTAAGAACTTGGCTATTGGTCCTTCTATTTCTTAGCCTTGCCTTCTCTAAGGAGAGAATGTCAGTCTTTACTTTTGAACAGATGAACTTGCTCTCAGAGGACCTTGTGATAAAGGGAGTAAATCCCAAGTATGACTTTTACATACCCACACTTCCTCAACTTATAGAAGGACGGGTGCATCTTAGACTCTCTCTACCAGAATATCTCAGGAAAGATAGTAGTGTGATGATACTTGTAGATGATGTGCCTTATGTAAGTTATAGTTTGATGTCTGTTCCTGCGGATGTGGTGATCCCAGTGCGCAGAAACAAAAACAGGGACTTTGTGAAGATAAGCATCATTGGAAATTTGCGCATTTCTAACAACATATGCGAAGATGTTTTTTCTGACAGGATATACATGGTGGTGCGCAAGGACAGCTACGTATCCTTTTATTACCAAAACTACAGGAATATAAGAGAGTTTCTCAGGGACTATGACAATAACTACTGCATAGACTCACACTACCTTTTGCCCTTTATATACCAGATGTGCAAGCAAAACCCTATACCCTGTAATGTTAAATACACAGCTGGTCAAACTCCCAGTGATTGCAAACTAATAAAGCTTTCTACTGATGAAAAGATAAGTCTAAAGCCAGATGGACTTTATGTCCCTAAGGAAACCTACTTGGTTTTTGAGGAAGATATTTTTTACCCTTTACTGTTTTCTCGGGATCAGGCTTTAACTGGTGTAGATAGGGAAGCAAAGATACAGAGAAACGAGATCTCTCTGCGTGAGCTGGGCATAAGGACTGCCACTGTGGAGGGTTCTGGCAATATTAGCTACACTATACCGCTGGACCTTTCTCGCATAGGTGGCATACCAGATAGGTTGTATTTAAAATTGGACATAGCAAACTCTCCACCCCACCAAAAAGATAAGATGGAGCTAAGGGTTTATGTTAATGGTTTTGTGCTAAATGTTTATAAGCTTGAAGATGGTGGTAGGCACAGCTTTAATATAGAGATTCCCACAGACCAGCTTCATTATGGCATGAATTATATAAGCATAAACTTGGTTAATTTTACATCTTCTGATAACTGCTTTGGTGCTATAACCCATACTGTCCTGACTGTCTTTGATACTTCCTATCTATACTGGAACAGTCTGGAAAAAGACCCAAAAAGCATCTCTGAGTTTTTCAATGCGCTGAGCGGTTATGTAGCACTGGTGGTTGAAGATCCAGCCTTTTATAGAGTAGCCACTAAGCTGATAACGGACTTAGCCACATATAACAAGAACATAAAAGTTTTGGACATAAACCCAAAAGACCTCTCTATGTACGACTTTTTGATACTTTTCAAAAAGCCCCAAGACACTAAGGGTATGCCCATAGACCTAAGCAAGGGTGAGTTTCAGATTATTAACCCTCTCACAAATAAGGTGCTATTTGCAAGCATGCCCACTGAGAGCTTTGGAGTGCTTATGTTGAGCAGTGTGGATAAAAGACCAGCTTTGGTATTCTCTTACTTTCTGAGTCCAGAAGGGATAGAAAATGTATTAAACTACTCCTACACAGACATGCTTGGACTGGCTGGTAATGTAGCGGTTGCTACTGAAACCTTTTTAGGCTCCTACCAAGTTGGGGAAAAAATGAGAGTGCGCTATCCTCAGGAGAAGGACATTAGCTACTATTGGAATAAGTATAAGATTTGGATAATGCTACTTCTTGCAGTACCCATAGCTCTATTTCTTAGTTATACTTATAGAAAGCTCACAAGGAGACAGATCACATGA